From the Candidatus Beckwithbacteria bacterium genome, one window contains:
- the tsf gene encoding translation elongation factor Ts codes for MSISVDQIKKLRAQTKAGVMEVRQALTESNGDIAKAKDWLRKKGLDKAAKKADRETGDGLVTAYIHAGGQIGALVKLGCETDFVAKTSEFQTLASEIAMQIASMEPKDVKQLLAQSYIRDSKKTIDDLIKEAIAKLGENIQIIEFKRLAI; via the coding sequence ATGAGCATTTCTGTTGATCAAATCAAAAAATTACGAGCCCAGACCAAGGCTGGAGTGATGGAAGTTCGCCAAGCTCTAACTGAAAGTAATGGTGATATTGCCAAAGCTAAAGATTGGCTTAGAAAAAAAGGTTTAGATAAAGCTGCCAAAAAAGCTGATCGGGAAACTGGCGATGGTTTGGTAACGGCTTATATCCATGCTGGCGGTCAAATTGGAGCTTTAGTTAAACTAGGTTGTGAAACCGATTTTGTAGCTAAAACTTCTGAATTTCAAACCTTGGCTTCTGAAATTGCAATGCAGATTGCTTCGATGGAGCCAAAAGATGTTAAGCAGCTTTTAGCTCAAAGCTATATTCGGGACAGTAAAAAAACGATTGATGATCTTATCAAAGAAGCTATTGCCAAACTAGGAGAAAATATTCAAATAATTGAGTTTAAACGATTGGCAATTTAA
- the frr gene encoding ribosome recycling factor: MNPILTSFQEKAEKVVQLLTDDLATMKTGRAKPSLVEHIKVSVYGGTWMEVRELASISAPDANHIIISPWDKSVLKDMEKGLAASEARLNPVVDGDIIRINIPPLTEERRQEFVKLVHQKAESHRAMVRNERRQAKSDIEAQKDQAGVSEDDIHNDIEQLQKITDDIIANIDGLAKAKEEELMQV, from the coding sequence ATGAATCCTATTTTGACAAGCTTCCAAGAAAAAGCTGAAAAAGTTGTTCAACTTTTGACTGATGATTTAGCGACTATGAAAACCGGTCGGGCAAAACCCAGTCTAGTCGAGCATATCAAAGTAAGTGTATATGGCGGCACTTGGATGGAAGTGCGCGAACTAGCTTCAATCTCAGCGCCTGATGCCAATCATATTATAATTTCACCTTGGGACAAGAGTGTTCTAAAAGATATGGAAAAGGGATTAGCAGCTTCGGAGGCCAGACTCAATCCGGTGGTTGATGGCGATATTATCCGGATTAATATTCCACCACTGACAGAAGAAAGACGTCAGGAATTTGTCAAACTGGTTCACCAAAAAGCCGAATCACACCGAGCAATGGTACGTAATGAACGCAGACAAGCTAAAAGTGATATTGAAGCTCAAAAAGATCAGGCTGGAGTGAGTGAAGATGATATTCATAATGATATTGAGCAATTACAGAAAATTACCGACGATATTATTGCTAACATTGATGGCTTAGCCAAAGCCAAAGAAGAAGAATTAATGCAAGTCTAA